The sequence AAATAATCGTTGTAATCCATGTAATGAATGGTGCAATGTGTCTGGACGCACCTCCGCCACGAGCTGCATCTCGCTGTCTGCTCATTACAGACCTGCATATTGGGCCTGAGCCGCGGTGTCATTAGAGCAGAGGTGAGAAGGGAGATGTTGAGAGAAGCCTGCAGAGTCAGCTCCGCACTTGAAAAGCATCCTGCTGACCACATGACATATGTCATCTGTCCTAAAGACTGAGGGCCTGTTGGGTCTTCTGGTGGTCGCTTAACTCAACATATAAAATCTAATCCCGATGAACAATTCAGCGTACAATACCGAGTATCATGAAGCAATTGCATTTCTGTGTaaaacaattcatttaaaatccaTGATCTATTAATGAATGTTTGAAGAGTTtagttaaaatgtaaatataaaatgtaattatttatgtccAAAAATTATTATGgtcaatgagaaaaaaaataaatacattaaagtaAATACATTCTTTTGTGTTTACAGAAATTTGGGAAGTCATTTGGGAAGTCATACATTCATTAACTTATTTTACAGTCATATGCAAAATGGCTCCCATTTACCGATTGCAGGTTAACACAGGGATAAATAGGTGGGTCTAAAACCATAACCTAAGGGTCTGAACAACTGGGAAGAGCATGTTGAACACCAGGCTtctcacattattattattttttttattttaaaatgatcatatcaTCTTTTCTTATTGGTTCCAGGAATTGCCTGGAATATGTTCTTTTCGGGATGGAGTGTCAGACTGGCTGGTTGGATGGATGGGAGTCGCACAAAATCTCTAAAGTGACCTCTTTGTGGCCACTGTTGCTCAATAAATACAGACTGAGAGACTTCTCTAACCCCAATCTGggaagttaaaaataaaaaaatgctcatCATCCCTGTTTTGTTCCTCACAGATTTCATTCTTCAGCCAAGACAGTTACTTCATTGATGAAATCTTGCTGAAGGCTTAGTGGAAAAACTTAATTCCAGACCCCAGGGCAGACGAGTTCATCCTGTTAGGTTATCAGGGTCAACTTTCACGCTGCTTACCTCTGATTAGATAAGAACGGACGATTCCACTTTTGCTTATCAACTCATTAAGCATAAAAAAGCTCCTATAAAAAAGCTCCTCACAGAGGCATTTTTTGCTCAggaaggccaaaaaaaaaaatagagtaCAGTACTGTACTCAGTCATGGCCCAATGCCCCTCAAAAACAGATACACACCACTTAGCAACCAAAGAAGACCTTCAGCCACAGAACATGTCTGAGAACTATATTGGTTGTAAACACTCAGCTTATCGTCTCATCTCggcttttattgtcatttatagtaaatgtgtaaatgaaatTGGTGGCTGCACAATTCTTAGCATagaatgtataaaataataaagtgaagtgattgtgatacacagcagcacagcacacggtgcacacagtgaaatgtgtcctctgcttttaaccatcacccttagtgagcagtgagcagccatgacaggcgcccagggagcagtgtgtggggacgatgatttgctcagtggcacctcagtggcaccttggcagcttgggatttgGAACCACAACTTTCTGATTCTtgattatttttaacatttaaattatgATTGCAGTAAAATGTTGATTTCAAGTTCAAACATACGATAACTTTTCTGACCATAGTTCAACTTCAAGAACATGGCTTATATGGCCTGCACATAACTAACTTTACACTAAACTAAAATGTACATTGCTACAAATGTTTCCTTTGGTTTTCTTTGTCCTTGTTAATACCGAAAGGGGCTTCAAATGAATTGGGGACCCTCCCCCATCAGTTTATGGCCCATCATTAGCAACTCAGACTGGCAACAAGGGAGCAATTTGAGCAGCACTTTGCATTTGGGGTTGAGAAAGGCTGCAGGCTGCAGCCCATTTTCACGCTACTTAAGAGTCTTTCACATGAGGGAACACGGCCATGATATGCTTTGTTATGTGAGCAGGCCATCAGGGGCCAGGGGCTACGGACCCCACATTGAAACAGATTGGGGAGAATGGTTGGGTGTGGTCCTCATTACTAAACAACAGAGAATAAAACAAACTCAGAATGGTTCAGCCACTTGAAATACACAGACATGTCCAGACTCGTAAAttgtgcattcatttatttatatgagaAACTGACTACTGACAACTACACACCAATTCACACCAATTATTTTCTGTCTCGTGCATATGCGATACAGGGCATGTcctaaacaaaaaatatttaaaaagccaACTGCAAAATTTAAACTTCATCCACGGATATTTCTGCTTTTACATTTTGACTGTCACAGGAATGGCATGAATCATGAGACATTGATTCCTCTGCCATACTCTGctgacaaaataacaaaaactgaTAAATTTCAAGGGGGATCATTTTTACCCGGAGTAAGTGTTATTAACACAAATGAAGGGGATCGGTGTTGCCAGCGTTTTTTCAGGCAAAAATGCTTTGCAAAAATTTTATCAAAATATGTAATGtgagattgacaaagttctgtggatgcagagtGAAACGTTTCTACCGTAAAGAAAGCAGTCCAGTTGCCaggactcaactttcagacatatGTAATGTGAGGGGTGTCACTCATCAATTTTGCTTAATAGGTAAACTGCGGTCTAAAAAAAATATACCCATTAATTCCAAGTAACCCATACCCAGAAAAAGAAATCAAGCTTTTTGTAAGTTAATTATAcgacttttattattttgcgGTTCATATTCCAACATCAATACAATTTACACCACACCTatattacaaaaataacattaagCAGCAAGTGACCATTAAAgctaaatgcaaaataaatagcaGACATCTAATCAGAAACACAGTTCATGTCATATAGAGTTTGACATTGTATATTTTTGGGTTATATGGGTTTGTGGAGTTTTTTGAAGAAGCACTTTTGTCTCCATGATGAGTGTCTTTGCCTGCAGAAGCCTCTGCAGTAAGGTGCTGTTGGTTTTTCTGGAGGGTGGAGATGCCTCTCCCTGCCGCTCTTCTGTGGCCCCACTGTTGCGGTGTAGCATGCACGAGCAGGGCTCCGGTTCGCTGCCGAGAGGCGGGCCGTGCTGCGCGGCAGCGGCCGCTGTCTCTTCCCGTCTCCGGTGAAGTGTGTGACCACAGCTTCTGTGCGATTTCACCAGCACGAGTAGGAGAAGAGAGGGTACTGACTCCAGTCGGCCATATTTCCGTGGTGGTAGCTGTGGTGCACCGCCTGCGCGCCGTActcagcagggagatggtgaGGGCCGGGGTACTGAGCAGCGGCTGGACCGCCCCACTGCCCCAGAGCTTGTTCCGTGCTGTATGGGGCATACAGAGGGTGGTGTCCCAGCACCCCCGACTTGCCGGCTTGCGCCATGGCCATGTTGAACACACCGCTGTAGTCTTGGGGTCCGACTGGGGGTTGAGGGGCACAGGATGGTGGCACCATGTCGTGGGCAGCAGGTTTGCTGGAGGCGTGGGGCTCAGGAACTGTGGCTATATCTGGGACCCGGGACTCAAAGCTAGGCCGACCAGAAGCTCCACTGCTGCCACCACTGCTCACGCTGGAGGATGAGGGAGATGGAGATTTTCCATATTCTCGGAACCTGATAAAGGCAAGAAACCAAAAGGTGTTCACCATCATCCATGACCAACAAGCAGGAGGCTAACAATATTCTATTGAtagaatatgaatatttgagAAATGTACGTATCTCAGTGTCTATCATACTGTTGCTATTTCATCCAATAACTTTCCACACTCCACAAATCCCAAAATATTGAAAGACCTTTTAAACTTATACTGAATATTACACCAGTATATAGCCCAACCCAATATCAGTAATACTGTGGCGGTTGTTCAGGTGAATCTATACCTGTAGGGCTGGTAGGACGCCTGTCCTGGGACCAGCTGCTCCGAGTTGTACATGTCCCTGGTGTCTGGGCCCAATGGGGACTCTGTGTGCAGGTTGTGGTTGTGCTCCCTCTCCGAGGCTGCCCAGGGGGAGTAACGTTCCTCCTTTACCACCTCCTCGTCCTTCCTCTTAGGCTGCTCAGCATCGTATATTTCGCACGGAGATCGGCGGAAGTCTGGAGAAAATATGTGTGGTGAAAAAGCACTTAATGGGAGCTATTTCATTAATGCTTAATATggcaaataaatgcaatatgAAGAGCAAGAACAGTTGTGCAGGAGATCTCTACCTGGAGGACTTTCAGAGTCGGCTTTCATGGAGTTCATTTTCTTTGCTGCCCTCTCTGGATCAGCCAGACTTCTGCTGGCACGCCTGGAGAAAACAGAAACACGTTCGGTCACACAAGTCACCCTACAATTAAAACGATGAACACGGGTCATTCTTGCACCATGAACTCACCGTTTCGTATTGGTGCCTTCATCTCTGAACCCTTTGGCAAATGGGTTGTGGTCGATTTTCAGCTTGGTTATCTGCCATGTAAACAAGGTTGCCATGGTTTTATAAAATCTCAGCTACAACCGCTCGTCATTTGTGAATATTGTGACACAGGAGCGGAGACCTCACCTTAGTGTTTTGATAGGCTGTGACCGCCGTGAAGGAGGTCTCTGGAAAGGTGAATGTCTGAAAGACACTCCAGCGGACGCTGTACAGGTCATCAGCTTGGACAATGTGGAAACGCGGGTGATAGCGGTGCATGGAGTGCAGAATGATCTGTGGGACACAAGTATAGAAGATTACATTGCAAGATTTGGCCAGGGTTGATTCAGCAAATTCAAGTCTAGAGCAGAACGATAGGGGACTTACGTGGCCATGCTGGTCCAGGGTGTTGTTGGTGAGTTTGAGCTTGAGGAAGGAGACTGATTGCTTCATCCAGTGACTTCCTGGGGCTGGAGAGTCTGGGTGCACATAGGTCCTACAGGGGGGCTGGGGTTCTGCCTTACCAGCAACCTCCCATTTGTCCTTATTCCACTGGAACCAGAATCAAAttcaacatttaacaaaatgtatcgCACCAGATGGAACTACCATAGTATAAAATTCAGCAAAGAATTTGTTTGCACTGAGTGTGAACAGTGGTTTTGTCTGCAGGACACAAGAagggtgtctgtctgtgtgtgtgtgtctgtgttgaggGGGGTTCCTGGGACCCCCAGCGGGAGCTAGAAAAACAGGAAGAGATAACAGCCTTTGATGTCCCATGTAAGTGGCAGAGTGTGATCACTGTAGTGTGAGGTGTGAAGAGTCTGGAGACTGAATACTAAGAGGGGTCTAACTCCCCAGGACACTGAAGGTTACCAGAGTTCCATACACACGTCCTTACGCCCTGATTTTAATTGATCATGAACATAAGAATCCCTTCTGGGTCATGGCATTCTTACCTTATATCTAAAACCGTCCTCAGGCACCATGTCAACCAGCAAGATGTATTTTGCATACGGGACGAGTCCAGAAAGGTTGATTTTGCAGTGTGGGAACATCCTCCTGCGAGAGAGAAAAGTCGTGGTTCTAAAGGGCAGACCTTGGAAAACATCTACAATCTCTAGATGGTCTGTAAATGTGTTCTATACATCTTATATATTACGAAAAGCCAAGCAGTGAAGAACATTCACTGAGGTTGAGGTTCTCCTCAAATACATACCTGCCAGGTTTGGTGATGATCATCTCTGTGCCAATTTCATGGAAAGACTTCCAGAGCTCAGGATCCTCTAAAGTCATTAGCATGCTGCCCTGGTGATAAGAGTCGGGACCCCCAGCCATGGTGGATGATGGTGTGATGCTGAAGTTGGATTTTAGGTCTGTATGAGGAGGAGAGACCCACGTGAGGGATGTGATCTTATGTTCCCCTTGTATGTCAATGATTAgggtgaaataaatgttcagatgAGAATGAAACCAAGAAAAGATCCAAGACCTCAGAATGTCTTACCTCTGATGGACTGCATTCTTCACAGTTAAAGGTGGTTGAAACAGAAGAGCATGTAGCTGTAGACCAGGATAAGCTCTGATTCACGGTAATCAGTTCAAATCACCCTGATTAGTGCATCTCTTCAGAAAAGGCAGTAGCATCCACAGGTAGAGAAGATCACCTCAGTGGTATGTAAGTCCAGTAAGCGAGTATGTAGCTCTCAGAAAGAGAAACCTGGAGAGACGGGTTTACTTAGAGGACCAGAGGGGGTGTCCCTGACTTTTAAGGGGAGCCttggtgtgggcggggcttcaggACCCATTCCCAGGCTTTGAAGTGGCTCAATGAGAAGATAATGTCATGTTCTGATTGGAGGACGGGTGAAATCAAAGAGACTTAGCAGCATCTTGATAGCATCCCCACAGGAAGGGGGACTGGAGGAGACATGTTTATTAACTGCTAAAAGACTTTTAAGCAAATATGCACCGACTTGGACCAGCACTGTGCTGCCCATGGTGGCACCCAGAAAATCCTCCTAATATACCAGAGATGAGCCCAAAGCAAATATGCACCaattcacacaaacatgcatgttAACAAGCAATACAGTAAGAGATGTGTGATTATACTACGAGAACAGATGACTGTGTTCAAGCAATGTAAATATCAAAAATTCTAAATGGATTAAGTAATTTTTTATACAGATAGAGCACATTCTTT comes from Denticeps clupeoides chromosome 11, fDenClu1.1, whole genome shotgun sequence and encodes:
- the tbx16 gene encoding T-box transcription factor 16; its protein translation is MQSIRDLKSNFSITPSSTMAGGPDSYHQGSMLMTLEDPELWKSFHEIGTEMIITKPGRRMFPHCKINLSGLVPYAKYILLVDMVPEDGFRYKWNKDKWEVAGKAEPQPPCRTYVHPDSPAPGSHWMKQSVSFLKLKLTNNTLDQHGHIILHSMHRYHPRFHIVQADDLYSVRWSVFQTFTFPETSFTAVTAYQNTKITKLKIDHNPFAKGFRDEGTNTKRRASRSLADPERAAKKMNSMKADSESPPDFRRSPCEIYDAEQPKRKDEEVVKEERYSPWAASEREHNHNLHTESPLGPDTRDMYNSEQLVPGQASYQPYRFREYGKSPSPSSSSVSSGGSSGASGRPSFESRVPDIATVPEPHASSKPAAHDMVPPSCAPQPPVGPQDYSGVFNMAMAQAGKSGVLGHHPLYAPYSTEQALGQWGGPAAAQYPGPHHLPAEYGAQAVHHSYHHGNMADWSQYPLFSYSCW